One Glycine soja cultivar W05 chromosome 2, ASM419377v2, whole genome shotgun sequence genomic region harbors:
- the LOC114379957 gene encoding protein ALTERED XYLOGLUCAN 4-like, which produces MGITNPFKDQSLSLTKRLLPWTLYALLPIVLLRLYFYPLPFPPSPETELPHSTPTTIISQSSLSASTPPSSPEKEKTYETPCDYFDGKWIRDRRGPLYNGTTCGTIKEGQNCITHGRPDSGYLYWRWKPSQCSLPRFEPQTFLQLISNKHAAFVGDSMARNQLESLLCMLSTGSTPNLVYRNGDDNKFRKWHFPSHNVSVSLYWSPFLVQGVEKSNSGPNHNELYLDHVDERWARDMDQMDVIVLSIGHWFLHPAVYYEGGSVLGCHYCPGLNHTEIGFYDVLRKALRTTLNSIIDRRGGKGYGIDVIVTTFSPAHFEGEWDKAGACSKTKPYRNGEKKLEGMDADMRRIEIEEVEDAKTKANNFGGIIRLEALDVTKLALLRPDGHPGPYMYPFPFANGHQERVQNDCVHWCLPGPIDTWNEILLEKMRKWEEHPRTEE; this is translated from the exons ATGGGAATCACAAACCCCTTCAAAGACCAATCCCTCTCCCTCACAAAGAGACTTCTTCCTTGGACCCTCTATGCTCTTCTTCCCATAGTTTTACTTCGCTTATACTTTTACCCTCTACCTTTCCCTCCATCTCCAGAAACTGAGCTTCCTCATTCCACTCCCACCACCATCATCTCACAGTCTTCTCTTTCTGCTTCCACACCACCTTCTTCTCCAG aaaaggaaaaaacttaTGAGACCCCATGTGACTACTTTGACGGCAAATGGATCCGAGATAGGAGAGGCCCTTTGTACAATGGTACAACCTGTGGTACAATCAAAGAAGGCCAGAATTGCATAACACATGGAAGGCCTGACTCTGGCTATCTATACTGGAGATGGAAACCAAGTCAATGCAGTCTTCCAAGGTTTGAGCCTCAAACTTTTCTCCAACTCATTAGCAACAAGCATGCAGCTTTTGTTGGGGACTCAATGGCTAGGAACCAATTAGAGTCCCTTCTTTGCATGTTATCCACTGGTTCAACCCCGAATCTTGTCTACCGGAATGGCGATGACAACAAATTCCGGAAGTGGCACTTTCCTTCTCACAATGTGAGTGTCTCATTGTACTGGTCCCCATTTCTTGTGCAAGGTGTTGAGAAGTCAAACTCAGGGCCAAACCATAATGAGTTGTATTTGGATCATGTTGATGAGAGGTGGGCAAGGGATATGGATCAAATGGACGTGATTGTGCTATCAATTGGGCACTGGTTTTTGCATCCTGCAGTGTACTATGAGGGTGGTTCAGTTTTAGGGTGTCATTACTGTCCTGGCCTTAATCACACTGAAATTGGGTTTTATGATGTTTTAAGAAAGGCTCTAAGGACTACCCTTAATAGCATAATTGATAGGAGAGGGGGTAAAGGCTATGGAATTGATGTAATTGTAACAACATTTTCACCTGCACATTTTGAAGGTGAGTGGGATAAGGCTGGTGCTTGTTCAAAGACCAAGCCTTATAGGAATGGGGAGAAGAAACTTGAAGGGATGGATGCTGATATGAGAAGGATTGAGATTGAAGAAGTGGAAGATGCTAAGACAAAAGCTAATAATTTTGGTGGGATTATTAGGTTGGAGGCATTGGATGTGACCAAATTAGCATTATTGAGACCAGATGGCCACCCTGGTCCTTATATGTATCCTTTTCCATTTGCTAATGGGCATCAAGAGCGTGTGCAGAATGATTGTGTTCATTGGTGCTTGCCTGGGCCCATAGACACATGGAATGAGATTTTACTCGAGAAGATGAGAAAGTGGGAGGAACATCCTAGGACTGAAGAGTGA